In a genomic window of Flavobacterium sp. KACC 22761:
- a CDS encoding RHS repeat-associated core domain-containing protein, producing the protein MEKQENLKSTIHRITATILATLIFGQSAFAYNVKWGRETVSNKVSKIVGTNKNYSNTATVSDVALSHRDSKTVEKNETARAGQTVIPALENGGIIGVYAGRLLDNPADNLFHFNLKEPLQSDDRVKLVYELQGVSDYHGVAISVNDEFATGGTWVEKSDQWSKQEQYIAATSLHQGDNTILFSLPENAAYGYQVRQLAFVIEKGKAKTLRLDNLTALSCKGEAYVSGFVDGLAAESQITIEGKKITHQNGFFETILPLGTSPKATVTITTRGQILQQSIVVKPIAATHQEELTNVFAGQSKTFVKGQKMQLSVGAASIEVNENALLENKTLSITPLRSLDLPALDPTMTNLTTGRGYRFLPHGEHFAEGALIKLGYNKELLPPGYTEEDIRTFFFDKNTGHWEALERDSLDVANQIIISKTTHFTDMINGVIKTPESPDTQGFAATMMNDIKVADPTAGIQSIQPPTANQQGSANLSYTIEVPPARNGMQPNITVSYNSDGGSGWLGEGWDIQIPKITVDTRWGVPRYSTTEETETYSLNGTMLVQMDNQNPVVAHRGDKIARKSGEVQFYQRNEGSFNKIIRSGSSPKDYVWEITDKNGVVYQYKQLLQADNGNIAEWYLTKVTELHGDYIKYNYLTENETVQGNVKAKAVYLKTIEYGNSGQEAHSVVTFNSNTLKTVKTVSGRYGFLTSNQKLLENIVVQHQRSFVRFYDFVYKKNDGAFKKTLLEKIIHKSGSQNQAFEHVFDYYDDVKASEGYVPFTNNTENWNTGNDKITGKGIITKTNITKDGVNFNDKISAISGGTTTSEGFSLYVGFGVYDGGVNSTSNTVGASFSFSPSQSKGLLALVDINGDGLPDKVFNESGRIYYRPNLGNGTFGDPLEVRGISTIAFSKSTGTSYGIETKPGFGNAVVTLGTSYENTKSTTSAYFQDVNNDGLVDLVRDGVVYFNHIVNLDGNPIPTFTTSSSDTASPIKGGGNIDSSFTAVDPDEQAEAIANSPLQDVVRVWEAPFSGTIKIESTATLIAPTGDYDQEEYALADGVFVGIQKGGVQIVPQQALTKSAPSANLSLASQTVAKGEKIYFRLQSGRTDLANGAFDQVDWNPVITYTDATRAGLPTNPDGQQRFSYKASEGFVVENSTANVVLQKANEAGAVQVTGVFTKPVTSDAVQVSLLGKNSSGTFETLWCKTFAPTETFNNTLTAATLLPALATDYQELKVNITSDTNVAWDKITWDATLTHYPAGAYTAITPIPSDVNCSGVNKVNITGTSDYETIPFKDYSIFGYHLIEGQLFTAASTGTNQIVPTFVATNTNGVAYKLTLSAKTSTGILLGKKNYTMLNGQLTDATPLTITATAGDKIWLEYSLSDPAALGILSATVATTPTVLVNGTPLVAALFVQNAGEEKFGSMLRHWGQFVYNAMEGRYNKPIDESKLVLPDSESAEMDPRKMIFTMMTPDVTTKKYWSGPNNLTYIKGAEMSSSRLGENNVVLTNPLDGLTAGELNTNNRYCTEASGAIGVNKITKSKSVAIQTGLSGFTANTATGSSEVIMDFQDMNGDGFPDIITKGNIQMTNAKGGFDGENIPITGLHSSNNEAYSVSYGGQAFFSSSVATAKADYKSAKANIDKIDINTPLDAAVARYNDKDAAKSALGKAKNDSNSLTYSGGVAYNKEATVQTWTDVNGDGLPDKILSNKKVQLNLGYSFTEPIDYGLEDINKGESIFPSLGMGVDFGSSSITAGYGINKNITWNDFSLQDVNGDGLVDQVFKNDLVRLNLGDRFSTPMPWNGLGILGQVSSTAESLNTAFTVGIPLPTPATPAFKLAINPGVSAGLSSNRVESQLQDIDGDGFPDYLTSTQDDEMTVKRSTIARTNKLKAVHTPFGGEYIVDYSRSTPTYDHPGGKWVMQSVVIKDGIASDGVDMKTQFAYAKGKYERHERSFLGFGEVKIQNIDTENGDKVYRTLTQNYDVSDYYNAGQLVSSVLASNEGTDAQTNAGEKFTESTQNYYTYSVKASGDEYNFTPVTKMCSDRGVSFNPVKKEVSFAYEGGRNPLQLSEVNYDYYVSKGEFGNLRTYNFKDNSTGSYTTDLMYKSNLTKHIIGVPYIYRVTTGGKVVKDVYAQMDMDYNQVMQYRAKLNDDEWASTSFFYDAYGNVTRKYLPQNYKGEMPTFYYRYDDKLKMYVEEISDNFDYRSYFRRYDTRYGIPQETEDINGYVVLKELDELGRITRIQGPKEAAAGQLYTIQMEYFPKTIVADGKITRTAYAKTRHFDAQHPNDPIETVTFVDGIGRAIQVKKDAAITDNKTPDQQSDVMIVSGRAKFDAFGRVKEAYYPQTSVLGDWNKFLDSYDLVEPTKTTYDILDRPITTTLPDGAATKMAYTIEGDLLKTEVTDALNNVNASYANGSGLTMKTLDANSVATQFAYDGIGRNILVTDAQGQQTKSTFDMGDRRIELIQPDAGKSTFKFDALGNLLERQTANLEAKSKKITYEYEYNRLTNIHYPENPQNDVRYVFGTKNESQNRKGRLILMEDATGAQEFSYGVMGEIESIRRTVIVPNSAVATYVTSWKYDSWNRLQEMIYPDQEKISYTYNSGGLLQAVAGQKAYSYNYVNKIGYDKFEQRSYLKYCNGTETKYNYEPLRRRLDNMTVASGTGYQGTNTPRTFMNNKYQYDKVSNVLNVTNSAAGVTNKMGGMMAHNYAYDNLYQLTSANGVYTGADQKTANYNLEMKYDDLHNIVSKTQNVTQNKVTETGALKAGYTMNYNYNSTNKHQLDNVTETEYRTKNTDPKVDKQKNNKYVYDANGNMIYVNTEEVKIDGKVAEKALEKKLLWDEENRLQAIDINGYVSNYTYDAGGERVTKLSGGGQGIFVNSVFAGGKTSTSDFTLYVNPYLVAQNGGRYTKHIYIGSQRIVSKLGDFDSYGADPRRVEKAGESFSGVKVNYDAKYKKALEITKANYDAFEVPYYGVDNNDYVNGLGFCCNPSQSASASSSTAKSAKNDNAELQQFYYHPDHLGSSSYITNLDGEVVQHIEYVPFGEVFLEEKNAKWNTPYLFTSKELDRETGLYYFGARYQDPKLGIFISVDPLAEKSRRYSPYVYALNNPIRFIDPDGMMADDWKTDANGNMIFDPNLTKENASTQLNDGDSYVGATYTEEVSNDAGNYTLNYNADGSISASDNYSSPSSDGLRIFGNGGDATGGSGNLGNDRGSGSIDAPGHDFNTMFDFGKMLGNLFSGFLISNPTTMGLGLKLKYSNSNNQSTPETTTTPAEPETFTGQRYHYTAPDPVGVSNSVPFAGKPIDTTVPVGNKSIINILNTRDSVRSAKESREKNIEHKRKFGY; encoded by the coding sequence ATGGAAAAGCAAGAAAATTTAAAATCAACGATACACCGAATTACAGCAACTATATTGGCAACCCTAATTTTTGGACAAAGTGCCTTTGCTTATAATGTAAAATGGGGTAGAGAAACAGTTTCTAATAAAGTTTCTAAAATCGTAGGAACTAATAAAAACTATAGCAATACTGCAACTGTTTCAGATGTGGCCTTGTCGCATCGGGATTCAAAAACAGTCGAAAAAAATGAAACAGCAAGAGCAGGCCAAACCGTAATTCCGGCATTAGAAAACGGAGGGATTATTGGGGTTTACGCAGGCAGGTTATTGGACAATCCTGCTGATAATTTGTTCCATTTTAATTTAAAAGAACCATTACAATCTGACGATCGAGTTAAGTTAGTTTATGAACTACAGGGAGTTTCAGATTATCATGGAGTAGCGATAAGTGTAAACGATGAATTTGCAACAGGCGGAACCTGGGTAGAAAAAAGCGACCAGTGGAGTAAACAGGAACAATATATTGCAGCAACAAGTTTACATCAAGGCGATAATACGATATTATTTTCATTGCCTGAAAATGCTGCTTATGGTTATCAGGTTCGCCAACTGGCTTTTGTAATTGAAAAAGGAAAAGCAAAAACACTTCGATTGGATAACCTGACAGCTCTAAGTTGTAAAGGCGAAGCTTATGTAAGTGGCTTTGTGGATGGATTAGCCGCAGAAAGCCAAATTACTATTGAAGGAAAAAAAATAACACATCAAAATGGTTTTTTTGAGACTATTTTGCCATTAGGTACCAGTCCGAAAGCTACGGTAACTATTACAACAAGAGGACAGATTTTACAGCAAAGTATTGTTGTTAAACCTATTGCCGCAACGCATCAGGAAGAATTAACTAACGTTTTTGCAGGACAATCTAAAACCTTTGTAAAAGGTCAAAAAATGCAGCTTTCTGTTGGAGCTGCAAGTATTGAGGTAAACGAAAATGCCTTACTAGAAAATAAAACTTTGAGTATAACCCCTCTTAGATCGCTTGATTTACCAGCACTTGATCCTACAATGACCAATTTAACGACAGGTAGAGGGTATCGTTTTTTACCTCACGGCGAACATTTTGCAGAAGGTGCATTGATAAAATTGGGCTATAACAAAGAATTGCTTCCTCCAGGATATACAGAGGAAGATATTCGAACCTTCTTTTTTGATAAAAACACTGGACATTGGGAGGCTTTGGAACGTGATAGCCTTGATGTGGCCAATCAAATCATCATATCAAAAACGACGCATTTTACAGATATGATAAATGGAGTTATTAAAACTCCGGAATCTCCCGATACGCAAGGTTTTGCAGCTACAATGATGAACGACATCAAAGTCGCAGACCCCACAGCGGGAATACAAAGTATACAACCTCCAACAGCAAACCAACAAGGTTCTGCAAATTTAAGTTATACAATTGAAGTGCCGCCGGCGCGAAATGGCATGCAACCAAACATAACTGTGAGTTACAATAGCGATGGTGGCAGTGGCTGGCTTGGCGAAGGCTGGGACATACAAATACCAAAAATTACAGTTGATACGCGTTGGGGAGTTCCAAGGTATAGTACAACAGAAGAAACTGAAACCTATAGTTTAAATGGTACAATGTTGGTTCAAATGGACAATCAAAATCCAGTAGTAGCACACCGTGGGGATAAAATTGCCCGTAAATCAGGAGAGGTTCAGTTTTATCAGAGAAATGAAGGCAGTTTTAATAAAATTATACGATCAGGATCTAGTCCTAAAGACTATGTTTGGGAAATTACCGATAAAAATGGTGTAGTTTATCAGTATAAACAGCTGCTGCAGGCAGATAACGGAAACATTGCCGAATGGTATTTAACCAAGGTTACCGAACTACATGGAGACTATATTAAGTATAATTATTTGACAGAAAATGAGACTGTACAAGGAAATGTAAAAGCAAAAGCCGTTTATTTAAAAACTATTGAATATGGAAACAGCGGTCAAGAAGCTCATTCCGTTGTTACTTTTAACAGTAATACATTAAAAACAGTAAAAACCGTCAGTGGCCGTTATGGTTTTTTAACGTCAAATCAAAAACTGCTTGAAAATATTGTGGTACAACATCAGCGTTCTTTTGTTAGATTCTATGATTTTGTTTACAAAAAAAATGACGGGGCCTTTAAAAAAACACTCCTGGAAAAAATTATACATAAAAGCGGATCTCAAAATCAAGCTTTTGAGCACGTTTTTGACTATTACGATGATGTAAAAGCTTCAGAAGGATATGTCCCTTTTACTAACAATACCGAGAATTGGAATACAGGAAATGATAAAATAACTGGCAAGGGCATAATAACAAAAACAAATATTACCAAAGATGGTGTAAACTTTAATGATAAAATTTCAGCGATTAGTGGAGGAACGACAACTTCAGAAGGATTTTCTTTGTATGTCGGATTTGGTGTGTATGATGGAGGTGTAAACTCTACCAGTAATACAGTTGGAGCAAGTTTTTCTTTTTCTCCTTCGCAATCAAAAGGCCTTTTGGCTTTAGTAGATATTAACGGCGATGGACTTCCTGATAAGGTTTTTAACGAATCAGGACGCATTTATTATCGACCAAATTTAGGAAATGGCACTTTTGGAGATCCTTTAGAAGTTCGCGGAATCTCAACTATTGCATTTTCTAAATCAACGGGAACTAGTTATGGCATCGAGACAAAACCTGGTTTTGGCAATGCAGTAGTTACTTTAGGGACGAGCTATGAAAATACCAAATCAACAACTAGTGCCTATTTTCAGGATGTAAACAATGATGGATTAGTTGATTTGGTGCGTGATGGTGTAGTGTATTTTAATCACATTGTAAATCTTGATGGCAATCCTATTCCAACTTTTACTACTTCAAGTTCAGATACTGCCAGTCCCATAAAAGGTGGCGGAAATATAGACAGCAGTTTTACTGCGGTAGATCCAGACGAACAAGCAGAGGCAATTGCTAATTCGCCTTTGCAGGATGTGGTGCGTGTGTGGGAAGCTCCTTTTTCGGGAACCATAAAAATTGAAAGTACAGCTACGCTTATAGCACCTACGGGAGATTATGATCAGGAAGAATATGCTTTGGCAGATGGTGTTTTTGTAGGTATTCAAAAAGGTGGAGTCCAAATTGTTCCGCAACAAGCGTTAACCAAATCAGCGCCTTCAGCAAATCTTTCCTTGGCTTCACAAACAGTCGCGAAAGGAGAGAAAATTTATTTCAGGCTTCAATCCGGACGTACCGATCTGGCCAATGGCGCTTTTGATCAGGTCGATTGGAATCCGGTTATTACCTATACCGACGCAACACGAGCAGGCTTGCCTACAAATCCTGATGGACAGCAGCGCTTTAGCTATAAAGCAAGTGAAGGTTTTGTCGTAGAAAATAGCACGGCTAATGTTGTACTCCAAAAAGCAAATGAAGCTGGAGCAGTTCAGGTAACAGGAGTTTTTACAAAACCCGTTACCAGCGATGCTGTTCAGGTCAGCCTTTTAGGAAAAAACAGTTCAGGTACTTTTGAAACACTTTGGTGCAAGACATTTGCCCCTACAGAAACGTTTAATAACACATTGACAGCAGCAACACTTTTGCCTGCTCTTGCAACTGATTATCAGGAATTAAAAGTAAATATTACCAGTGATACCAATGTTGCCTGGGATAAAATAACATGGGATGCCACATTAACACATTATCCGGCAGGAGCTTACACAGCGATTACACCCATTCCTTCAGATGTAAATTGTTCAGGAGTCAATAAGGTAAATATTACAGGAACATCAGATTATGAAACCATACCATTTAAGGATTATAGCATATTTGGTTATCATTTGATCGAAGGACAATTGTTTACTGCCGCGTCAACGGGTACAAACCAAATTGTTCCAACATTTGTAGCGACAAATACAAATGGTGTAGCTTATAAACTAACACTTTCTGCAAAAACAAGTACCGGAATCTTATTAGGCAAAAAGAATTACACCATGCTGAACGGGCAGCTTACAGATGCGACACCGTTAACCATCACAGCGACAGCCGGAGATAAAATCTGGCTGGAGTACTCCCTTTCTGATCCTGCGGCTTTAGGGATTTTATCAGCAACAGTAGCGACTACACCAACGGTATTAGTAAATGGAACTCCCTTGGTAGCTGCTTTATTTGTTCAAAATGCAGGCGAAGAAAAATTTGGCTCCATGCTGCGTCATTGGGGGCAGTTTGTTTACAATGCAATGGAGGGAAGATACAACAAACCAATTGATGAGAGTAAACTGGTATTACCGGATTCTGAGAGCGCAGAAATGGATCCCCGAAAAATGATCTTTACAATGATGACTCCTGATGTTACTACTAAAAAATATTGGTCAGGACCTAATAATTTGACCTATATAAAAGGTGCTGAAATGTCAAGTTCGCGTTTGGGAGAGAATAATGTAGTTTTAACAAATCCTCTGGACGGTTTGACTGCAGGAGAATTAAATACGAATAATAGATATTGTACGGAAGCATCCGGTGCGATTGGAGTTAATAAGATAACAAAATCTAAAAGTGTTGCTATACAAACTGGTTTAAGTGGATTCACAGCCAATACAGCAACAGGGAGCTCAGAAGTTATTATGGATTTTCAGGATATGAATGGAGATGGTTTTCCTGATATTATCACCAAAGGAAATATCCAGATGACTAATGCCAAAGGTGGCTTTGATGGTGAAAACATCCCAATTACAGGTTTACATTCCAGTAATAATGAAGCGTATTCCGTTTCTTACGGAGGACAAGCTTTCTTTTCATCTTCTGTAGCAACTGCCAAGGCAGACTATAAATCCGCAAAAGCAAATATTGATAAAATCGATATAAATACGCCACTAGATGCAGCTGTAGCAAGGTATAATGACAAAGATGCGGCTAAGTCGGCTTTAGGCAAAGCCAAAAATGATTCTAATTCCTTAACCTATAGTGGTGGAGTTGCTTACAATAAAGAGGCAACAGTTCAAACGTGGACAGATGTAAATGGAGACGGGCTACCAGATAAAATTTTAAGCAATAAAAAAGTCCAACTCAATTTAGGCTACAGTTTTACAGAACCTATAGATTATGGGCTTGAAGATATTAATAAAGGAGAATCGATTTTTCCGAGTTTAGGTATGGGTGTTGATTTTGGATCGTCTTCAATTACGGCTGGATACGGAATTAATAAAAACATTACCTGGAATGATTTTAGCCTTCAAGATGTCAATGGTGATGGATTGGTAGATCAGGTCTTTAAAAATGATTTGGTTCGCCTAAATTTAGGAGATCGTTTTAGTACTCCAATGCCGTGGAACGGATTAGGAATTTTGGGTCAAGTTTCTTCTACGGCAGAATCATTGAATACGGCATTCACAGTCGGAATACCATTGCCAACTCCAGCAACTCCAGCTTTCAAATTAGCCATAAATCCAGGAGTAAGTGCTGGACTTTCAAGCAACCGTGTAGAAAGCCAATTACAGGATATTGACGGCGATGGTTTTCCAGATTATTTGACCTCTACACAAGATGACGAAATGACGGTAAAACGCTCTACTATTGCACGTACTAATAAGTTAAAAGCAGTGCACACGCCATTTGGTGGAGAATATATAGTTGATTATAGCCGCAGTACGCCGACTTATGATCATCCGGGAGGAAAATGGGTTATGCAGAGTGTAGTGATAAAAGACGGAATTGCCAGCGATGGTGTTGATATGAAAACGCAGTTTGCCTACGCGAAAGGAAAATACGAACGTCACGAAAGAAGCTTTTTAGGTTTTGGCGAAGTAAAAATTCAAAATATAGATACAGAAAATGGCGATAAAGTGTACAGAACTTTAACCCAAAACTACGATGTATCCGATTATTACAATGCCGGACAATTAGTAAGTTCTGTTTTGGCGAGCAATGAAGGGACAGATGCGCAGACAAATGCTGGAGAAAAATTTACAGAAAGCACGCAGAACTATTATACATATTCGGTAAAAGCATCAGGAGACGAATATAATTTTACGCCTGTAACTAAAATGTGTTCAGACCGCGGCGTAAGTTTTAACCCAGTTAAAAAAGAAGTTTCATTTGCTTATGAAGGCGGCAGAAACCCGCTTCAGCTAAGCGAAGTAAATTATGACTATTATGTAAGCAAAGGAGAGTTTGGGAATCTGAGAACCTACAATTTTAAAGACAACAGCACTGGAAGCTACACAACAGATTTGATGTATAAATCAAATTTAACGAAGCATATCATCGGGGTTCCGTATATATACAGGGTTACTACAGGAGGAAAAGTCGTCAAGGATGTTTACGCCCAAATGGATATGGATTATAACCAAGTAATGCAATATAGGGCAAAACTAAATGACGACGAGTGGGCTTCTACAAGTTTTTTCTATGATGCGTACGGAAATGTAACCCGAAAATATCTTCCACAGAATTATAAGGGGGAAATGCCGACTTTTTATTACCGTTACGATGATAAACTCAAAATGTATGTAGAAGAAATCTCAGATAATTTTGATTACAGAAGCTATTTCCGAAGATATGACACGCGTTACGGAATTCCTCAGGAAACTGAAGATATTAATGGTTATGTAGTACTAAAAGAACTGGACGAACTTGGCCGCATCACGAGAATTCAGGGGCCGAAAGAAGCTGCTGCAGGACAATTGTACACCATTCAGATGGAATATTTCCCAAAAACAATTGTGGCCGATGGAAAGATAACCCGAACAGCTTATGCAAAAACCAGACATTTCGACGCCCAGCACCCGAACGACCCGATTGAAACGGTGACTTTTGTGGACGGAATAGGACGAGCCATTCAGGTCAAGAAAGATGCAGCCATTACCGATAATAAAACGCCTGATCAGCAGAGCGATGTGATGATAGTTTCAGGACGTGCAAAATTTGACGCTTTCGGGCGTGTGAAAGAAGCCTATTACCCACAGACTTCGGTACTTGGAGACTGGAATAAATTTTTGGACAGTTATGATTTGGTTGAACCAACCAAAACGACTTATGATATTCTGGACAGACCCATTACGACTACTTTGCCGGATGGTGCAGCCACAAAAATGGCCTACACCATTGAAGGAGATTTACTGAAAACCGAAGTTACAGATGCATTGAATAATGTAAATGCAAGTTATGCCAACGGTTCAGGATTAACCATGAAAACTCTTGATGCCAACAGCGTTGCAACGCAGTTTGCTTATGATGGAATAGGAAGAAATATTCTGGTGACCGATGCGCAGGGACAGCAGACCAAAAGCACGTTTGATATGGGCGACAGACGCATAGAGCTGATTCAGCCTGATGCCGGAAAAAGCACCTTTAAGTTTGATGCTTTAGGGAATTTATTGGAAAGACAAACAGCAAATCTGGAAGCCAAAAGCAAGAAGATAACCTATGAATACGAGTACAACAGACTGACCAATATTCATTATCCTGAAAATCCCCAGAATGATGTACGTTATGTTTTTGGCACCAAAAACGAAAGCCAGAACCGCAAAGGAAGGCTGATTTTGATGGAAGACGCCACAGGCGCACAGGAGTTTTCGTATGGCGTTATGGGCGAGATCGAAAGCATAAGAAGAACGGTTATTGTGCCTAATTCTGCCGTGGCAACGTATGTTACAAGCTGGAAATACGACAGCTGGAACCGTTTACAGGAAATGATTTATCCCGATCAGGAAAAGATAAGTTATACGTATAATTCAGGCGGATTATTGCAGGCTGTTGCAGGCCAAAAAGCCTACAGCTACAATTATGTAAACAAAATTGGCTACGACAAATTTGAGCAGAGAAGTTACCTGAAATACTGCAACGGAACGGAAACCAAATACAATTATGAGCCCTTGAGAAGAAGGCTTGATAACATGACCGTTGCCTCGGGAACTGGCTATCAGGGAACGAATACGCCGAGAACATTCATGAACAACAAGTACCAATATGATAAAGTAAGCAATGTATTGAACGTGACTAATAGCGCCGCAGGCGTAACGAACAAAATGGGCGGTATGATGGCGCATAATTATGCGTACGACAATTTGTATCAATTGACTTCTGCGAATGGAGTTTACACCGGAGCGGATCAAAAGACAGCCAATTATAATCTGGAAATGAAGTACGACGATCTGCACAATATTGTGAGCAAAACGCAAAACGTAACGCAGAACAAAGTGACAGAAACCGGAGCTTTGAAGGCTGGTTATACGATGAATTATAATTACAATAGTACCAACAAACACCAGCTTGACAATGTAACCGAAACTGAGTACAGAACTAAAAATACTGATCCTAAAGTAGACAAGCAGAAAAACAACAAATATGTTTATGATGCAAATGGGAATATGATTTACGTGAATACTGAGGAAGTAAAAATTGATGGAAAAGTTGCTGAAAAAGCGCTTGAAAAGAAACTTTTATGGGATGAAGAAAATCGTTTACAAGCTATTGATATAAATGGATATGTTTCCAATTATACTTATGACGCCGGAGGCGAGCGTGTAACTAAGCTTTCAGGCGGAGGACAAGGGATATTTGTGAATTCTGTATTTGCGGGAGGAAAAACGTCGACTTCAGATTTCACATTATATGTAAATCCTTATTTAGTCGCACAGAACGGCGGAAGATATACGAAACACATCTATATTGGAAGCCAAAGAATAGTTTCAAAATTGGGAGATTTTGATTCTTACGGAGCTGACCCAAGACGTGTTGAGAAAGCGGGCGAATCATTTTCAGGCGTAAAAGTAAATTATGATGCTAAATACAAAAAAGCGCTAGAAATTACTAAAGCAAATTACGATGCATTTGAAGTTCCTTATTATGGCGTTGATAATAATGATTATGTTAATGGTTTAGGTTTCTGCTGTAATCCATCTCAAAGTGCAAGTGCCAGCAGTTCTACCGCTAAATCTGCTAAAAACGATAACGCAGAACTGCAACAGTTTTATTATCACCCGGATCATTTGGGTAGTTCGTCATATATCACTAACTTAGACGGCGAAGTTGTTCAGCATATAGAATATGTACCTTTCGGAGAAGTTTTCTTGGAAGAGAAGAATGCGAAATGGAATACTCCCTATTTGTTTACTTCTAAGGAATTAGATAGAGAAACAGGACTTTATTATTTTGGTGCGAGATACCAAGATCCAAAGTTAGGAATCTTCATATCTGTTGACCCATTAGCGGAGAAATCAAGACGTTACTCTCCATATGTGTATGCGCTTAACAATCCTATTCGTTTTATTGATCCTGATGGTATGATGGCAGATGACTGGAAAACTGATGCTAATGGAAATATGATATTTGACCCTAATCTTACTAAAGAAAATGCTTCAACTCAATTAAATGACGGCGATTCATATGTTGGAGCTACCTATACAGAAGAAGTTTCTAATGATGCAGGAAATTATACTCTTAATTATAATGCAGATGGAAGTATTTCAGCATCGGATAATTATAGTAGTCCTTCTAGTGATGGATTGAGAATTTTTGGTAATGGAGGAGATGCTACAGGAGGTAGTGGAAATTTAGGAAACGATAGAGGTTCCGGATCGATTGATGCTCCAGGTCATGATTTTAACACCATGTTTGATTTTGGTAAAATGCTTGGGAATTTATTTTCGGGGTTCCTTATCTCAAATCCAACAACAATGGGATTAGGACTAAAGTTAAAGTACAGTAATTCTAATAATCAATCTACTCCTGAAACTACTACAACTCCTGCTGAACCAGAAACATTTACAGGTCAAAGATATCATTATACAGCTCCAGATCCTGTAGGTGTTAGTAATTCTGTTCCTTTTGCTGGAAAACCTATTGATACCACAGTTCCAGTAGGAAATAAATCTATAATTAATATATTAAACACACGAGATTCAGTCCGATCAGCTAAAGAATCAAGAGAAAAAAACATAGAGCATAAAAGAAAATTTGGATATTAA